A window of Macrotis lagotis isolate mMagLag1 chromosome 1, bilby.v1.9.chrom.fasta, whole genome shotgun sequence genomic DNA:
GAGCAGTGGGTGTGTGGGGACCGGGATGGGGGGATGGGAAGAGGATGACTATTCAAACCTCAACACTGGGGCTGACTTCACTGGGGGTGAAGTTGATGTGGAAGTCTGTTCCTCATACCTGGATAACATCTAGGCTGGCAGCCCCAGCCCGGCCCACATTGATGGTGACAGGCTTTACCAGGGCACTCTTAGCAAAGTTCTGGATCTTTTTGGGCATAGTAGCACTGAAGAGCAGTGTCTGTCGCTGGCCCTGAGGACGTGAAGGAGAGAGCAGAGCTGGTACTGAGGACACAAAAACACAAAGGAgacagaagggagagaagggaggaaggaaaggaaagcagttctTTGGAGGGAGCCAAGATTGGGAGGAGGGTGAGGTTAATATAGAGGTCCCCAGGCATTCTTGAGTAAGGCACCTTGAAGTAGGAGAAGATGGTTCGGATGTCCCCCTCAAAGCCCATGTCAATCATTCGGTCAGCCTCGTCCAGGGCCAGGTAGCGGCAGATGTCCAGACTCACCATCTTCTTCTGCAACAGGTCCATGAGTCGCCCAGGAGTGGCCACCATCATGTGTACCCCACTAGAGAGACAATGaatatttgtctttatatcctgAGTGCCTAGTACAATGCACCATCcacagtagggacttaataagTGCTTCTTGAATTGAAGAGAAGCTAAAGTCAAGGGTTAATGGCAGGAGGCAGGAGCAATCTTTCCTCTGAACTGTGCAGTAATTGAGTCAGATTAGGTGCACTTGTCCAGAGGAAGAGATGATTCAGAGCCAAGGTCCCCCCTGAGGGAGCTCAGCAGGGTGGGAGGGCCAGGCCCTAGCTGAGGGCTGCTCCAGGGACCAGATGTGCAGAAGGGAACAACCTCCCGCCTGGTTTTCAGTTTGAGTTGAGCATGTCTGAGGCCTAATATAACTGAGTGAAGGCATGGGTAAAAGAAGGAGGGATCAGCAGATTCAAGACAGTGGGGGTGGAGGGTTTGGGACTCCCTGAGAGTGGACAGAGGGCACTGGCAGGGTCCAGGATGGGCACACTTACTGCCGGATGGTTTCCATCTGCTCCTTGACCGACATGCCCCCAATACAGAGGGCGCAGCGCAAGGGTGGGGAGCTGTCTTCCTGTAGCAGCCGACAGTAATACTCCAGGATTCCGTGGGTCTGACGGGCCAATTCTCGCTGTGAGCAACAGAGGACACACAGAGCCCATGAGCCCATGAGCCCTTGTGCCAGGAGGCCCCACTGCACCCCTTAGGCACTGTTCCTCTCTTGGGTCTCAAGAGCAGACCACTTAGCAAGACATTCCCTCTGGAGCATCCCCCACCACATACACATCCTTCCTACTTACTGAAGGGCAGATAATGAGTCCATAGGGCCCCTCCCTCTTGGAGAACGGTAATCTTTTCTCCTGTTCCAGGCAAAACATGATGACAGGAAGAGTGAACACTAATGTCTTGCCAGAGCCAGTGAAAGCAATGCCAATCATGTCACGGCCAGAAAGACTATATAggaaaaagcaaagaaggaaaggaaagcagtcCTGTGAATCAAACCCAACAAGGAGGGCctctttggtttttttgttttgtttttgcaaagcaatgtggttaagtgacttgcccaagttcatacagctaggtaattgttaagtgtctgaggctggatttgaattcaggtccttctgactccagggctggtgctctatccactgcaccacctagttgccccactacACCATGTAGCTGCCCTGCCTCTTGGGATACTATTTCCTAAGTCCCACAGGAGATAAATTCTCCCAAGCTTCAAGTCTGCTTGGGGTCACACTTACATAGTAGGGATGCCCTGGATCTGAATGGGCGTGGGATGGTGGATTCCCTTCTTCTTTAGTCCCCTCAGAATGGCTGTGGACAGAATAGCAAAAATCTAGATCAAGACCAACTTTTCCCACTGTGAAATAGTTCCCATCCCTGGGTAGGTAGCAAGCTAACCATCAGTCACACCTCAAATTGGTTGTACATTGGTTATACACTCAAAATCTGCAGATGACACTAAGCTGGAGAGACAGGAAAAAGACTAGATAACAACAGTCAGGATCTAAAGACATTGGGCTAATAAAATTCAACTGTCATATAAATGACAAATCTTAGCCTTGGgtacaaaaaaccaaacaaacctgaCTTCATAAGTACAAGATGAAGGAGAAATGGGCAGAGAaaagtttgtctgaaaaagatctgatgGTAGCCTGCAAGATCAGTATGAGTCAGTCCAAAATGTCAATGTGCCTCAAGCTGCACTGAGAGGAAGGAGTGGAACTTCCAAGAAAAGAGAGGCAATGGTCCCCACTGTGGGAGCCACAGGCTAAGAAGATAATCCTTTTTAAGCTGGAAAGTATTCAGAGTAAAAAACCAGAATGGTGAAGGGCCTTGAGGCCAGGTCATATGAAGAACTGGTGATGCTCAGAGTGGAGAAGACTCAAAGGAGTCATGACTTCAGGTATCTCAAGCAGATGATTACTGAGCATAAGGGAAGATCTACCCACACAGGGATAGCACTACACATCAGAATATGTTTTGGGGGCCTTATGTAAAGTTTCTACATgtggagaaagtaagaaaaaagaaatttacctgCAGGGAATTTCATTTCCTTGAAGCTCTTGAGTGGGGGTGGAATCCCCTCTCCTTCCACCAAGATGTGGTACTTCTTGCGAACACGGTCATGCCGGGCTTCAGACATGCTCAGAACATATCGAGGGGCCTTCCAGCTGTGTAAATAGTACCAAGGGAATTGAGTGTTTCCTTTGAGTTCCAAGTAGGAGTACTCCCTTTagggaaactgagccccagataAAGTTCCAAAGACAAAGCCAGCCCTTCTCCATCCTGTGAGTGGAATCCCTGAGGACTAGGACTATGGTTTCATCTTCTCTATCCTTGCTGACTAGTTCATCAGGCCCTGAGAGGCAGTCCAGACTGGGCAGTGATACCGGCTGCTGAGAGaagttgatattttttttaaaatatccatcaCTCTTCCCTTAGCCTCTTCATCCCCAGCCCTTCAAGGTGAGCCTCAACCATAAAAACATAATAACAATACTCATTTCCAAAGTGCCtgcaagctcaatatgagtcacCCCAAAATGTCAATGTGCCTTGAGCTGCACTGAGAGGAAGGAGCAGAACTTCCAAGAATAAGGAGGCAATGGTCCCCACTGTGGGAACCACAAGCTAAGAAGGTAATCCTTTTTAAGCCAGAAAGCATTCAGAGTAGAAAATTAGAATGGCAAAGGGTTTTGAGGACAGGTCACATGAAAAACTGGTGATGCTCAGAGTAAAGAAAACTCAAGAGTCATGACTTCAGGAGTCTCAAGAACCTCAAGAACTCAAGGGCTATCACCTAGAAAGCTATCATGTTCTGCTGGGCCCcacaaaacaaaagcaagagCAAGAATGGCTAGAAACAGGCAAGGATCTCACATGAGAGCTGGCTGACCTAAGGATGCCTTGGTACCTAGGACTCTGGCTGATCATACCTGGTTTTGATGGGATCATCATAGGTGATTCCTTTAGCCATCTCCTTCACCGACATGAGAGCTAAGGACAGATGAAGCAATGTTATAGGAGTCTTCTCAATTCCTGGAAAATATGCCCTGACCCAGACAAGTAGTTCTGGTGTCCTGTTGGACTCACCTCGGCCCTCTGCCACACTCTCCaagatcttttcttcctctttcagcTGCTTCTCTTTGGCAGACTCTTTCCGAGCTGGAAAATAAGTCAGAGGGGAATCTGTAAGCAAGACCCTGAGCCCAAGACACTTTGGGGATCCCTCATCTAGCAATTTCAAGAGTTCAAGCATCATCTAGTTGGTCAGAATTCCCTCTCCAACAAAGCACCTTCACTTAAAGACTTAAGTCTGCTCAAGGCATTGAGGAAACGACTCCTGGAGCAAGAGATTAAGGACCTATCCCAAAGTGCTGTCCACACTAGGCccagtttcttttccttcctcttccctcctatTTCTAGAAGCCTAGGGCAGCTCCCCCAGCATGCTTATACCCCAATCTTGCTACCTTCTGCCTTTTCCTTCAGGTGCTGGTGCTGGTCTAGGAGGCTGACATTGGACTGAGGGCCCAGTGGAATGTCATCTTCATCTCCTCGGGGCTCATTGCCACTATCTTTCTGCTCCTCCTCTGCTGCTCCCTTCCGACGCATCTGCAGCAACTTCTGTAGCTGCAGAAGGAACCCAGGAGCCACCAACCTCACCAAACTGGGAAGGCTGAGATTTCTCACCCTTCTTCCTTTCATGGGTCTGGGAACATCCCTTCCCCCTTCCAGCCCTAAACACTCCCTACCTGACCTCCCTCCCACCCTATCCCAACTCCTACCATTTGCTGCTTTCTCTGTTTGACAGGTACATAAGGTACATAGTCCTCATCCTCTGATAGACCCCCTGCTGTGTCATCTTCCTCCTCTCGTGGTCTCTGGAGAAAATGACAGGTCACATAGGGTACAAGTATTTAGTAAGTGCAGGTTTCTTGTGCTTGCCTCTgaggatccaaagacaaaaaaactgaagatagtccCTTTTTGCAAAGAGTTTCCATTTGTACAAGGGAATAAATATGAAAAGTATTTAAAGTAGTGTGCATAATGGTGGGAAATGCAACAATAGACAGGCGCTAGAAAGGCCCCATGCCGGAGGTGACACTTGATGGAACTGgagagaagcaggagaacatttcAGACTCTTCAGACAGGGCAAAGGTAGGGAGTTGGATGAAGGGGAAAAAGTTAATGGACCAATCTGGCTGGAACAGGGGTGCAGGttaaggggaaagaggaggaatgTGGAATATGACTGGAAAGATGCTAGATACAAACTGCTAAAGCCTTTAAATGccagaaaaatttatattttatcttagagagaACAGGGAAATACTGAAGCTTTTTGAACAATGGTCAGGCCTgagctgttttttttctttttcaaaaaatttctttatttttccaatcacatgtaatgataattttcaacaatcatttttttatgtGTTGTGCTTTTACAAAGCTGTTTGCAAAAGAGTGCCTTTTAACAACAAAGTACTAAAGAAATgtgaatgattattattttatacatCATAGGCAGAGATATATAACTGAATCAGAAATTAAGGGCTGTAAAAGTCCTGAGAGATCACCTTATtcagttttatagataaggaaacaggctaggagaaaggaaataacttCCCCCAAAGCTGAAAAGTTGGAGCTACAAATTCAAAGCTTATTCACCCCAATCCAGTAGCAAAgagttttttcatattttctgtgTCCTGGACCCCTTGGGAAGTTATTCTAAGTCTGATGAAATTGATGGACCCCAtctaagaataatgtttttaaatgcataaaatcttgaaaatataattttatgtttttatatatgtatagtttttaaacaaaaaaccccaggtgaaaaaactttttcactaAATGTCTTGCCTCttctaatttctaaattttattttcagttccaaattctctttccctcACCTTTCTCCCCAACTCACTGAGTAGGCAGGAAATATGCttcaaaagagagagagtgagagcctatgtgtgtacatacacatatgtatagacATTCGTTATATTTTCTCCTGTTTTATTCCTGGTAACCTAACTTCCAAATGTACTATCCTCCTGGAACAATACTCTTCCAGTTTAATACTGACTTTCTTACCAAATACAATGGTGGGTTCTCCTTCCCaagattttcaattcttttacttctctttcatattttatGCAGTTGGAGCCCTACCCCAAAGTTCTTTCTTGATCCTACCTTGTTTCCTTTGGCCTCCAGGTcactgctctctcctggttttcctcctacctttCTGACTACTCCTTCAATTATGTTCCTCCCTAAATCCAACTCTTACTCCGACCCTTCTGTTTTAGTTATCCTTCCAGTCATTCAAGTTCAG
This region includes:
- the DDX41 gene encoding putative ATP-dependent RNA helicase DDX41 isoform X2; the protein is MLQKLLQMRRKGAAEEEQKDSGNEPRGDEDDIPLGPQSNVSLLDQHQHLKEKAEARKESAKEKQLKEEEKILESVAEGRALMSVKEMAKGITYDDPIKTSWKAPRYVLSMSEARHDRVRKKYHILVEGEGIPPPLKSFKEMKFPAAILRGLKKKGIHHPTPIQIQGIPTILSGRDMIGIAFTGSGKTLVFTLPVIMFCLEQEKRLPFSKREGPYGLIICPSRELARQTHGILEYYCRLLQEDSSPPLRCALCIGGMSVKEQMETIRHGVHMMVATPGRLMDLLQKKMVSLDICRYLALDEADRMIDMGFEGDIRTIFSYFKGQRQTLLFSATMPKKIQNFAKSALVKPVTINVGRAGAASLDVIQEVEYVKEEAKMVYLLECLQKTPPPVLIFAEKKADVDAIHEYLLLKGVEAVAIHGGKDQEERTKAIEAFRDGKKDVLVATDVASKGLDFPAIQHVINYDMPEEIENYVHRIGRTGRSGNTGIATTFINKACDESVLMDLKALLLEAKQKVPPVLQVLHCGDESMLDIGGERGCTFCGGLGHRITDCPKLEAMQTKQVSNIGRKDYLAHSSMDF
- the DDX41 gene encoding putative ATP-dependent RNA helicase DDX41 isoform X1, whose translation is MEEPEADRKRPREEEDDTAGGLSEDEDYVPYVPVKQRKQQMLQKLLQMRRKGAAEEEQKDSGNEPRGDEDDIPLGPQSNVSLLDQHQHLKEKAEARKESAKEKQLKEEEKILESVAEGRALMSVKEMAKGITYDDPIKTSWKAPRYVLSMSEARHDRVRKKYHILVEGEGIPPPLKSFKEMKFPAAILRGLKKKGIHHPTPIQIQGIPTILSGRDMIGIAFTGSGKTLVFTLPVIMFCLEQEKRLPFSKREGPYGLIICPSRELARQTHGILEYYCRLLQEDSSPPLRCALCIGGMSVKEQMETIRHGVHMMVATPGRLMDLLQKKMVSLDICRYLALDEADRMIDMGFEGDIRTIFSYFKGQRQTLLFSATMPKKIQNFAKSALVKPVTINVGRAGAASLDVIQEVEYVKEEAKMVYLLECLQKTPPPVLIFAEKKADVDAIHEYLLLKGVEAVAIHGGKDQEERTKAIEAFRDGKKDVLVATDVASKGLDFPAIQHVINYDMPEEIENYVHRIGRTGRSGNTGIATTFINKACDESVLMDLKALLLEAKQKVPPVLQVLHCGDESMLDIGGERGCTFCGGLGHRITDCPKLEAMQTKQVSNIGRKDYLAHSSMDF